One window of the Terriglobia bacterium genome contains the following:
- a CDS encoding acyl-CoA dehydrogenase family protein, with amino-acid sequence MATTVPAAPKKKIPGGSFLLEEAVVEAVFTPEDFSEQQQLIVQTTEEFAAHEIAPAEEKIESKDWSVTRELLKKASELGLTSVDIPEEYGGVEMDKVTSAIIADRISKSGSFAVSFGGHVGIGTLPIVYFGTEEQKKKYLPKLASGEWVGAYALSESSSGSDALNCRAKAVLSPDGKHYVLNGEKMWITNAHFADLFILFAKIDGEKFSAFIVEKDFPGFSVGAEEHKMGIRGSSTAPLILNDCQVPVKNLLGEIGKGHVIAFNILNVGRFKLAAFCVGGARTALQGAIKWAKDRKAFGKTIADFGLIREKIAQMAVGIYVGESMVYRTVGMMDDALSEIDKKADNAAKLIRDAIEEYAVECSLLKVWGSEMLDMVVDEQVQIYGGYGFVEEYPAERAYRDARVNRIFEGTNEINRMLVVDRLTRNAMSGKLPLMAAIKKLTDEIMGGPSTDEFEGALAEERKAVANAKKLSLFCAGVAIQKYMMGLKDHQEVLAGLADLVTECYAMDSALVRAQKVLATQGEAASKLPAVMAQIYINYALDRIAATAKKVFAEVAEGDKLRTYMTILRRLTKNDPANVIALQEQVAVRTIDAGKFVIA; translated from the coding sequence ATGGCAACGACAGTACCAGCAGCACCAAAGAAGAAGATCCCCGGCGGCAGTTTTCTGCTTGAAGAAGCAGTTGTCGAAGCGGTTTTTACGCCGGAAGATTTCAGCGAACAGCAGCAACTCATCGTACAGACGACGGAGGAGTTCGCGGCCCACGAGATTGCTCCGGCCGAAGAGAAGATCGAATCGAAGGACTGGTCGGTCACTCGCGAGTTGCTGAAGAAGGCGAGCGAACTCGGCCTCACCTCCGTCGATATCCCCGAAGAATACGGCGGCGTCGAAATGGATAAGGTGACTTCGGCGATAATTGCCGACCGCATTTCCAAATCCGGCTCATTCGCGGTCAGCTTCGGCGGACACGTTGGGATCGGCACCCTGCCCATCGTCTACTTCGGCACGGAAGAGCAGAAGAAGAAATATCTGCCGAAGCTTGCCAGCGGCGAATGGGTCGGCGCCTACGCGCTCAGCGAAAGCTCCAGCGGTTCGGACGCGCTGAACTGCCGCGCCAAGGCCGTGCTCTCGCCCGATGGCAAGCACTACGTGCTGAACGGCGAGAAGATGTGGATCACCAATGCGCACTTCGCCGATCTGTTTATCCTCTTTGCAAAGATCGACGGCGAAAAGTTCAGCGCGTTCATCGTTGAGAAGGATTTTCCCGGCTTCAGTGTTGGCGCTGAAGAACACAAGATGGGAATTCGCGGCTCCTCGACTGCCCCGCTCATCCTCAACGATTGCCAAGTCCCAGTGAAAAATCTACTTGGAGAGATCGGCAAGGGGCATGTCATTGCGTTCAACATCCTCAACGTGGGTCGATTCAAGCTTGCGGCGTTCTGTGTGGGTGGAGCGCGCACCGCACTGCAAGGAGCCATCAAGTGGGCGAAAGATCGCAAAGCCTTCGGCAAGACCATTGCTGACTTCGGTCTCATTCGCGAGAAGATCGCGCAAATGGCTGTCGGAATCTACGTTGGTGAATCTATGGTTTACCGCACAGTCGGCATGATGGACGACGCTCTCAGTGAGATCGACAAGAAGGCCGACAATGCCGCCAAACTGATTCGAGACGCCATCGAGGAGTATGCGGTCGAGTGCTCCCTGCTGAAAGTATGGGGTTCCGAGATGCTCGACATGGTCGTCGATGAGCAGGTGCAGATTTACGGCGGCTACGGCTTCGTAGAAGAGTACCCGGCTGAGCGTGCGTATCGCGACGCCCGCGTTAACCGTATCTTCGAGGGCACGAACGAAATCAACCGCATGCTCGTCGTTGACCGCCTCACTCGGAACGCAATGTCAGGCAAGCTGCCGCTCATGGCTGCCATCAAGAAACTCACCGACGAGATCATGGGTGGACCATCGACCGACGAATTCGAGGGCGCGCTCGCGGAGGAACGTAAAGCCGTTGCGAACGCGAAGAAGCTCTCTCTGTTCTGCGCCGGCGTCGCTATACAGAAATATATGATGGGACTGAAAGATCACCAGGAGGTACTCGCGGGCCTCGCCGATCTCGTCACCGAGTGCTATGCGATGGATTCTGCTCTCGTTCGTGCGCAAAAGGTTCTTGCTACCCAAGGCGAAGCCGCCTCAAAGCTGCCGGCTGTGATGGCGCAGATATACATTAACTATGCGCTGGATCGCATCGCGGCCACGGCCAAGAAGGTTTTTGCCGAAGTCGCCGAAGGCGACAAGCTGCGCACCTACATGACCATCCTGCGCCGGCTCACGAAGAATGACCCGGCCAATGTAATCGCCCTGCAGGAACAAGTCGCGGTGCGGACCATTGATGCCGGCAAGTTCGTTATTGCGTAG
- a CDS encoding acetyl-CoA C-acyltransferase has product MREVVIASAVRTPVGKAYKGTLRNTRPDDLAATAIRGALERVPEIDVGEIEDVILGCAMPEAEQGMNVARIASLRAGLLVETSAMTINRFCSSGLQSIAIAAERIMAGGAEVIVAGGTESMTMIPMGGNKVSANPWLVANNPGSYLSMGLTAERLATKYGITREMSDEFSYQSHQKALKAIATGNFEDEIVPVTVHFTAPAATATRGGTAVKLATQEIAFKVDEGPRADTTLEALAALKPAFHAKGTVTAGNSSQMSDGAAAAVVMSAGRAKALGIKPLARFVSFATAGCQPEEMGIGPVYAIPKALKLAGLKLDDIDVIELNEAFAAQSLSVIKVGELDPAKINLNGGAIALGHPLGCTGAKLTATIIRELKRRKARYGMVTMCVGGGMGAAGIFENVQ; this is encoded by the coding sequence ATGAGAGAAGTTGTAATCGCATCCGCCGTCCGAACTCCGGTCGGCAAAGCTTATAAAGGAACGTTGCGTAATACGCGTCCTGACGACCTCGCAGCAACCGCGATCAGGGGCGCACTGGAACGCGTGCCAGAAATCGATGTCGGCGAAATCGAAGACGTAATCCTCGGCTGTGCCATGCCGGAAGCTGAACAAGGCATGAACGTCGCCCGAATTGCCTCCCTGCGCGCCGGCCTGCTCGTCGAAACCTCGGCCATGACTATCAACCGCTTTTGCTCGTCGGGACTGCAGTCGATCGCGATAGCGGCCGAACGCATTATGGCGGGTGGCGCCGAGGTCATCGTCGCGGGCGGAACCGAGTCGATGACAATGATCCCGATGGGTGGGAACAAGGTCTCAGCGAATCCTTGGCTGGTGGCGAACAATCCCGGTTCGTATCTCTCCATGGGACTTACTGCCGAGCGGCTTGCGACGAAGTACGGGATCACCCGCGAGATGTCCGACGAGTTCAGCTACCAGAGCCATCAGAAGGCATTGAAGGCGATCGCCACCGGAAACTTCGAAGACGAGATCGTGCCAGTAACTGTGCACTTTACAGCTCCAGCTGCGACCGCAACGCGCGGCGGCACTGCGGTGAAACTCGCAACCCAGGAGATCGCATTCAAGGTTGATGAAGGTCCTCGCGCTGACACCACACTCGAAGCGCTCGCTGCGCTAAAACCCGCGTTTCATGCCAAGGGAACCGTCACCGCCGGAAACTCGTCGCAGATGTCGGATGGCGCGGCAGCGGCGGTTGTAATGTCCGCTGGCCGCGCGAAGGCTCTCGGCATCAAGCCTCTCGCACGATTCGTATCATTCGCAACCGCGGGATGTCAGCCCGAGGAGATGGGAATCGGCCCCGTTTATGCAATCCCGAAAGCCCTCAAACTCGCCGGCCTGAAACTTGACGATATCGACGTTATCGAATTGAACGAAGCCTTCGCGGCACAATCGCTCTCGGTGATCAAAGTCGGTGAGCTTGATCCGGCAAAGATCAATCTCAACGGCGGCGCCATCGCACTCGGTCATCCATTGGGCTGTACCGGGGCCAAGCTGACGGCGACCATCATCCGCGAATTGAAGCGTCGCAAAGCGCGCTACGGCATGGTCACGATGTGCGTCGGCGGTGGCATGGGAGCAGCGGGGATTTTTGAAAATGTTCAGTGA